One genomic segment of Bifidobacterium breve DSM 20213 = JCM 1192 includes these proteins:
- a CDS encoding type II toxin-antitoxin system RelB/DinJ family antitoxin: MSMQIATRVDDEQAALFKETTRQLGTTPADALRMFISAFNDYRGFPYEVRLPRNDVEPFASERDATEYASRLALRMSDETR, translated from the coding sequence ATGAGCATGCAGATTGCCACGCGAGTTGATGACGAGCAGGCTGCGTTGTTTAAGGAGACGACCCGACAGCTGGGTACCACCCCGGCCGATGCCCTGCGTATGTTCATCAGCGCGTTCAATGATTACCGTGGGTTCCCCTATGAGGTGCGTTTGCCACGAAATGACGTGGAGCCGTTTGCGTCCGAGCGGGACGCTACTGAGTATGCCAGTCGTCTCGCCTTGAGGATGTCCGATGAAACGAGGTGA
- a CDS encoding Fic family protein gives MDMKYRSLARLFHADRSVDSFNNHAALARQRLEADSTFRTGVITPLGELFSATPRETTLLMENILLAERRISRLWNLIPGVMRWDYIRHSISEELFATNEMEGVRSTRKETQDAVGAADKARRDGDDSKARFSEFAKLYLNLTDKDSALPTGIADIRDIYDKVVLDEIDESNQPDGDLFRKGDVEIQGPHGLAIHNGVKGEGNIGALLTDMIHLATSDEIPRLQSAIMSHFLFEYVHPFYDGNGRTGRYLLALYLNHDLTMPTVLSLSRTIAENKNAYYKAFMEAEDKLNCGELTLFVNTILGFIQQAQDELIDELSIKVDQLDKGRILCTQPEKRHGLSRNAVSVLYGVIQEELFDSSKSMSLDEVAHHIGLSKQSARKYVEELLAAGLVVQTGKRPLKIQVSKSLRNVLVTGVDENAEA, from the coding sequence ATGGATATGAAGTATAGAAGTTTGGCAAGGCTGTTCCATGCCGACAGGTCAGTCGATTCCTTCAATAACCATGCGGCACTCGCACGGCAGCGGCTTGAGGCAGATTCCACATTCAGGACCGGGGTCATCACGCCATTGGGCGAACTGTTCTCCGCCACGCCGCGCGAGACGACCCTGCTCATGGAAAATATACTTCTCGCCGAAAGGCGCATATCACGGCTATGGAACCTGATTCCCGGCGTCATGCGCTGGGACTACATACGGCATTCCATCAGTGAGGAACTGTTCGCCACCAACGAGATGGAAGGCGTGCGCAGCACCCGCAAGGAAACCCAGGACGCCGTGGGCGCGGCCGACAAGGCAAGGCGGGACGGCGACGACTCCAAGGCGCGGTTCAGCGAATTTGCCAAGCTGTACCTGAACCTCACGGACAAGGACTCCGCGTTGCCGACAGGCATCGCCGACATCCGCGACATCTATGACAAGGTCGTGCTCGACGAAATCGATGAGAGCAATCAGCCGGACGGCGACCTGTTCCGGAAAGGCGATGTGGAAATACAGGGGCCGCACGGCCTCGCGATCCATAACGGAGTCAAAGGCGAAGGCAACATCGGCGCGCTCCTCACCGACATGATCCATCTCGCGACCTCCGACGAGATTCCCCGGCTGCAGTCGGCCATCATGTCGCACTTCCTGTTCGAATACGTCCACCCGTTCTACGACGGCAACGGCAGAACCGGCCGGTATCTCCTGGCCCTGTACCTGAACCATGACCTGACTATGCCCACCGTGCTATCCCTGTCCCGCACCATCGCGGAGAACAAGAACGCCTACTACAAAGCATTCATGGAAGCGGAAGACAAGCTGAACTGCGGCGAACTCACGCTCTTCGTGAACACCATCCTCGGATTCATCCAACAAGCCCAGGATGAGCTGATTGACGAACTCAGTATCAAGGTCGATCAGCTCGACAAAGGTCGGATACTCTGTACACAGCCTGAAAAGAGGCATGGCCTATCGCGCAATGCCGTCTCGGTGCTCTATGGCGTGATTCAGGAAGAGCTGTTCGACTCGTCCAAATCCATGTCGTTGGACGAAGTGGCCCATCACATCGGACTGTCCAAACAGAGCGCAAGGAAATACGTGGAAGAGCTCTTGGCCGCGGGGCTGGTCGTACAGACCGGAAAACGCCCGCTGAAAATACAGGTATCGAAATCATTGAGGAATGTTCTCGTCACAGGAGTCGACGAGAACGCGGAAGCCTAA
- a CDS encoding HipA family kinase: MTSYVLRLYDDPLLRFDASYGEGLLAGKIEAHVRWFDESKRALLPFPLAPEPDNAKLTTWLERRTIPKNREFATQVLAQAGLSIADTLGIIDLCKGLSVNDSFWAERDGENLKFADINLYDNPLDETLAIVAYTGYTSSEKHAIGLSSEWTTDGQFPKAWRHTERGLELWKAGSEWYANAGLEPYSEYLASQLARRLGVNAVDYRIARWKGKLASVCGSMNSKDVSFVPFYAATQLASFPESLAAARAVSEESFEAMRTMLVFDALIVNQDRHANNHGFLRDNRTGRILGPAPLFDHNMSLFKNDMRADWEGGAWIPQVLSERQPANSRMTFRDQCAAIMGSAQHEMLRKTLDVTLENDPAYPLEPGRIEALNDYLHAAARSLLELPVVDESKLSDQLDALQPSIEHAPVILNERLLR, translated from the coding sequence ATGACGAGTTACGTGCTGCGGCTCTATGATGATCCGCTGCTCCGGTTCGATGCGTCGTATGGCGAGGGCCTGCTGGCGGGCAAGATCGAGGCGCATGTCCGCTGGTTCGATGAGTCGAAGCGCGCGTTGCTGCCGTTTCCGTTGGCTCCGGAGCCGGATAATGCGAAGCTGACGACGTGGCTGGAGCGGCGCACGATTCCGAAGAATCGTGAGTTCGCCACGCAGGTTCTTGCGCAGGCGGGGTTGAGCATTGCGGATACGCTGGGCATCATCGACCTGTGCAAGGGGCTGTCGGTCAACGATTCGTTCTGGGCGGAACGCGACGGTGAGAACCTCAAGTTCGCGGATATCAACCTGTATGACAATCCGTTGGACGAGACGCTCGCCATCGTGGCCTACACGGGGTATACGTCGAGCGAGAAGCATGCGATCGGCCTGTCGAGCGAGTGGACGACGGACGGCCAGTTCCCGAAGGCGTGGCGGCATACGGAACGTGGGCTGGAACTGTGGAAGGCGGGTTCCGAATGGTATGCGAACGCCGGTTTGGAACCGTATTCCGAGTATCTCGCCTCGCAGCTGGCGCGCAGGCTCGGTGTGAATGCGGTCGACTACCGCATCGCCCGTTGGAAGGGCAAGCTCGCGTCGGTGTGCGGTTCGATGAACTCAAAGGACGTGTCGTTCGTGCCGTTCTATGCGGCGACGCAGCTGGCGTCGTTCCCGGAGAGCCTCGCCGCCGCACGCGCCGTGTCCGAGGAATCGTTCGAGGCGATGCGCACGATGCTAGTGTTCGACGCGCTCATCGTCAATCAGGACCGTCACGCCAACAACCACGGGTTCCTGCGCGACAACCGTACCGGCCGGATTCTGGGTCCGGCGCCGTTGTTCGACCATAACATGTCGCTGTTCAAGAACGACATGCGCGCCGACTGGGAGGGCGGCGCGTGGATTCCGCAGGTACTGTCCGAACGTCAGCCGGCAAATTCTCGTATGACGTTCCGCGACCAGTGCGCGGCCATCATGGGCAGCGCGCAGCATGAGATGTTGCGCAAAACGTTGGACGTCACCTTGGAGAACGACCCGGCTTACCCGCTGGAGCCGGGCCGCATCGAGGCGTTGAACGACTACCTGCACGCGGCCGCACGATCCCTGCTCGAACTGCCGGTGGTCGACGAGTCGAAGCTGTCCGACCAGCTCGATGCGTTGCAGCCGTCAATCGAACACGCTCCTGTCATCCTCAACGAACGACTGTTGCGATAG
- a CDS encoding type II toxin-antitoxin system PemK/MazF family toxin: MKRGEIWTLQADGYASKPRPVVIVQSDAVDRFDSVITCLLTSYDSSDIDTRVRLEPSPENGLNKVSYVMTDKIVTVDRKLLGYQVGVVDDAAMANIGRQLMRVLGLL, from the coding sequence ATGAAACGAGGTGAGATTTGGACGTTGCAGGCCGATGGCTACGCCAGCAAGCCACGGCCGGTTGTCATCGTGCAGAGCGATGCCGTCGATCGGTTCGATTCCGTCATCACTTGTCTGCTGACCTCATACGATTCCTCCGACATCGACACGCGGGTCCGATTGGAACCAAGTCCGGAGAACGGCCTGAACAAAGTGAGTTACGTGATGACGGACAAGATCGTCACCGTCGACCGCAAACTGCTGGGATACCAAGTCGGCGTGGTTGATGATGCAGCCATGGCGAATATCGGCCGTCAGCTCATGCGGGTTCTAGGTTTGCTGTGA
- a CDS encoding cupin domain-containing protein, with the protein MADENEQQTACKAGRDEQHCKCKQRREAAAAAEAAAANGEHHCACKHEHAEGAAAEPGAKKECHCKHGEVAAAEAGEAKHCACKHDAHDAEGHAISTEPHLGFIEDLASLIDIQEEATVSRTVLREDGLRAVLFGFDKDQALSEHTAAMPVIIQVLEGKLRVGGEGREVELTAGGIVYLSARLPHTVYAVEPSKMLLQMFDNRG; encoded by the coding sequence ATGGCCGATGAGAACGAGCAGCAGACCGCATGCAAGGCAGGACGCGACGAGCAGCATTGCAAGTGCAAGCAGCGTAGGGAAGCCGCCGCGGCAGCCGAGGCGGCTGCCGCCAACGGCGAACACCACTGCGCCTGCAAGCACGAGCACGCCGAGGGCGCGGCCGCGGAGCCGGGCGCGAAGAAGGAGTGCCACTGCAAGCATGGCGAAGTCGCGGCCGCTGAAGCGGGTGAGGCCAAGCACTGCGCCTGCAAGCACGACGCCCACGACGCCGAAGGCCACGCCATTTCGACCGAGCCGCATCTTGGATTCATCGAAGACTTGGCCTCGTTGATCGATATTCAGGAGGAGGCCACTGTCTCCCGTACGGTGCTGCGCGAGGACGGCCTGCGCGCCGTGCTGTTCGGCTTCGACAAGGACCAGGCACTGAGCGAGCACACCGCGGCCATGCCCGTGATCATCCAGGTGCTGGAAGGCAAGCTGCGCGTCGGCGGCGAAGGCCGTGAAGTCGAGCTTACGGCCGGCGGCATCGTCTACCTGAGCGCCCGTCTGCCGCACACCGTCTATGCCGTCGAACCCAGCAAGATGCTGCTGCAGATGTTCGACAACCGCGGTTGA
- a CDS encoding ATP-binding cassette domain-containing protein: MADIMVYGLTQNNLKHVTFRIPKEKITVFTGVSGSGKSSIVFDTIAAESQRQMNLTYPAFVRSRLPKYPRPAVERIDNLTPSVVVDQSSLGGNARSTVGTISGLYASLRLLFSRIGQPFVGTASYFSFNDPNGMCKTCSGLGKVTKVDMEAVLDRNKSWNQGCVKDSLYRPGSWYWKQYAESGLFDLDKPIRDYTKEEYNLLVYGARDGKGEPENPKVTGLYHKYTKALLNRDISSKSRHTKEKSKKLITEIECSDCHGRRLNEAALNCRINGYSIADMCEMELTLLREVLTQITDQTVGLLVHTILEGLDRMIEIGLPYLHLNRETPSLSGGEAQRLKLVRYMGSSLTGMTYIFDEPSAGMHPRDVYRMNHLLKKLRDKGNTVLVVEHDKDVISIADHVIDVGPAAGQNGGEIVFEGSYPELLRTDTLTGKSMQKLFPIKQTPRKATGSLPVRDACLHNLKHVDVDIPLGVMTVVTGVAGSGKSTLISQVFARAYENEVVMVDQGPITATSRSTPASYLGFFDEIRKLLARENNQPESLFSFNSAGACPICGGKGVLVTELAFMDPIVTECEACGGVRYNREALACTYKGRNIVQLLGLTASQALELFEDTRIRKRLSVMQQVGLSYLTLGQPLSTLSGGERQRIKLAKNLGKSGSIIVMDEPTTGLHRSDVDNLLKLFDGIVSSGNTLVVIEHNLDVMKQADWIIDIGPDGGKNGGEVVFTGTPEEMLQNAKTLTADCLRASSIS; the protein is encoded by the coding sequence ATGGCAGACATTATGGTGTATGGGCTTACCCAGAATAACTTGAAACACGTTACATTCAGAATCCCGAAGGAAAAAATCACAGTATTTACCGGGGTGTCCGGGTCCGGGAAATCCAGTATTGTCTTTGACACGATTGCAGCGGAATCCCAGCGGCAGATGAACTTAACCTACCCGGCATTTGTACGGTCCAGGCTTCCCAAATACCCCAGACCGGCAGTGGAGCGCATTGACAATCTGACACCGTCCGTTGTGGTGGACCAGTCCTCCTTAGGGGGAAATGCACGCTCCACAGTAGGGACCATCAGCGGACTGTATGCCAGCCTGCGGCTGTTGTTTTCCAGGATTGGGCAGCCCTTTGTGGGAACTGCGTCCTATTTCTCTTTTAATGACCCCAACGGGATGTGCAAGACCTGTTCCGGTCTCGGAAAAGTTACAAAAGTGGATATGGAAGCAGTCCTGGACCGGAATAAATCCTGGAACCAGGGCTGTGTGAAGGATTCCCTGTACCGTCCGGGATCCTGGTATTGGAAGCAGTATGCTGAGTCAGGGCTGTTCGACCTTGATAAACCCATCCGGGATTACACAAAAGAAGAATACAACCTTCTTGTCTATGGTGCCCGTGATGGTAAGGGAGAGCCGGAGAACCCGAAAGTAACTGGACTGTACCATAAGTATACGAAGGCCCTCTTAAACCGGGATATCAGCAGCAAAAGCAGACACACCAAAGAGAAGTCAAAAAAGCTGATTACGGAAATAGAATGTAGTGACTGTCATGGAAGAAGGCTGAATGAGGCGGCTTTGAACTGTAGAATAAACGGGTATTCTATTGCAGACATGTGCGAGATGGAGCTGACTCTCCTGCGGGAAGTCCTGACACAGATCACGGACCAGACAGTGGGTCTGCTGGTTCATACCATCCTGGAGGGATTGGACCGGATGATCGAGATTGGACTCCCTTATCTGCATCTGAACCGGGAAACACCCTCCCTGTCCGGCGGGGAGGCCCAGAGGCTGAAGCTGGTCCGGTATATGGGAAGCAGTCTGACCGGGATGACCTATATCTTTGACGAACCCAGTGCCGGGATGCATCCACGGGATGTCTACCGTATGAATCATCTTCTCAAGAAGCTTCGGGATAAAGGAAATACAGTCCTTGTGGTGGAACACGATAAAGACGTAATCTCCATCGCAGACCATGTCATTGACGTGGGGCCTGCGGCAGGACAAAACGGCGGTGAAATCGTGTTTGAGGGAAGCTATCCGGAACTACTTAGGACAGATACCCTGACGGGAAAATCCATGCAAAAGTTGTTCCCCATAAAACAGACGCCACGTAAAGCCACAGGCAGCCTGCCGGTAAGGGATGCCTGCCTTCATAACCTAAAGCATGTGGATGTGGATATCCCTCTGGGGGTCATGACGGTGGTGACTGGTGTGGCTGGTTCGGGAAAGAGTACCCTCATTTCCCAGGTATTTGCGAGAGCGTATGAGAATGAAGTGGTGATGGTGGACCAGGGGCCGATTACAGCTACCAGCCGCTCTACACCAGCTTCCTACCTGGGCTTCTTTGATGAGATACGAAAACTTCTGGCACGGGAGAACAATCAGCCGGAAAGCCTGTTCAGTTTTAATTCCGCCGGAGCCTGCCCAATCTGCGGCGGCAAAGGTGTTCTCGTTACGGAACTTGCCTTTATGGACCCGATTGTTACAGAATGCGAGGCATGCGGCGGTGTGCGGTATAACAGGGAGGCCCTTGCCTGTACCTACAAGGGGAGGAATATTGTCCAATTGCTGGGGCTTACCGCTTCCCAGGCACTGGAATTATTTGAGGATACCAGGATCAGGAAACGCCTGAGCGTAATGCAGCAGGTGGGATTATCCTATCTGACGCTGGGGCAGCCCCTTAGTACCCTGTCCGGGGGAGAGCGGCAGCGGATTAAGCTGGCAAAGAACCTGGGGAAGAGCGGTAGCATCATTGTCATGGATGAGCCGACCACAGGCCTTCACAGGTCCGATGTAGATAATCTGTTGAAGCTGTTTGATGGGATTGTATCCAGCGGAAATACGCTGGTAGTGATTGAGCATAACCTGGACGTGATGAAGCAGGCGGACTGGATTATTGACATCGGCCCCGATGGAGGGAAGAACGGGGGAGAAGTGGTATTTACAGGGACACCGGAGGAGATGCTTCAAAATGCAAAGACACTGACAGCGGACTGTCTGCGTGCATCCAGTATTTCATAG
- a CDS encoding helix-turn-helix transcriptional regulator: MSPIGEIVNGRRRITTPWHGGSAWRLGKALDTTPEFWANLQADHDLLTFDPSTLDDIRPLVQA; encoded by the coding sequence ATGTCGCCGATCGGCGAGATCGTCAATGGCAGGCGGCGCATCACCACCCCATGGCATGGCGGCTCGGCATGGCGGCTCGGCAAGGCGCTCGACACCACGCCCGAGTTCTGGGCGAACCTTCAGGCCGACCACGATCTGCTGACCTTCGACCCCAGCACCTTGGACGACATCCGCCCGCTCGTGCAGGCCTGA
- a CDS encoding YccF domain-containing protein — MRVIGNILWIILGGLAIAISWTLIGLFLCITIIGIPLGVQAFKMAGLTLTPFGKTVQYGGGVGSTLVNILWVVLVGWWMALGYLGAGALNCITIIGIPFGIQSFKMAKLALWPFGAQIYSL, encoded by the coding sequence ATGAGGGTCATCGGCAATATTCTGTGGATCATTCTGGGCGGACTGGCAATCGCCATCAGCTGGACACTGATCGGACTGTTTCTGTGCATCACCATTATCGGTATTCCACTAGGAGTTCAGGCGTTCAAAATGGCGGGCCTTACCTTGACACCGTTCGGCAAAACCGTGCAATACGGTGGCGGCGTTGGCTCCACGCTGGTCAATATCCTCTGGGTGGTGCTGGTCGGCTGGTGGATGGCACTCGGCTATCTGGGTGCAGGCGCGCTCAACTGCATCACCATCATCGGCATTCCGTTCGGCATCCAGTCGTTCAAAATGGCCAAGCTTGCGCTCTGGCCGTTCGGCGCACAGATCTACAGTCTGTAA
- a CDS encoding MATE family efflux transporter, translating into MDKTIKTVRGNPLAAEPLGRLLIKFAIPSVLSMLVDALYNIVDQIFIGRGVGYLGIAATTVTFPFVTILLSIATLLGIGGSVYTSMNLGAGKEAEAEKTLGTVFTLSVAIGILFTVICLTFLKPLALAFGATKGAQGSLSYVLDYVPIILLGAPFSMAAIALSSMARACGSPILAMGCFLVGAVINLVLDPIYIFVFNWGVKGAAIATVTSQIMSAVILLVYFLKKGHIRLRRKNICPTLPICGQIFAFGLPSCMIQVAVTILQIELNKAVVSCEMAGVGSEAALSSLGIVLRISSVVVAICVGIALGMQPIIGFNKGAGFEHRVKETYKKAVGAATVVSVIGWLICELFPAEILQIFGMNEPASMAFGIKCMRISLFGLAFTGFQVVSAQYYLAAGQAVKAMLLSILRPLLLMVPLIHIFSGIWGMDGILYAGPTADILTALIAAGLVGYDSRKKRKGV; encoded by the coding sequence ATGGACAAGACTATTAAAACAGTGAGGGGAAACCCTCTTGCAGCCGAACCTCTCGGCAGGCTGCTCATAAAATTTGCAATCCCATCTGTCTTATCCATGCTGGTGGATGCACTTTACAACATCGTAGACCAGATATTCATTGGGCGTGGGGTGGGATATCTTGGCATTGCTGCAACCACGGTTACTTTTCCTTTCGTCACGATTCTTTTATCCATCGCCACCCTGCTGGGGATTGGCGGCAGTGTCTATACGTCCATGAACTTAGGGGCAGGAAAAGAAGCAGAAGCCGAAAAAACCCTTGGAACGGTATTCACTCTGTCTGTTGCCATAGGTATTCTTTTTACCGTTATATGCCTTACTTTCCTGAAACCGCTGGCACTAGCTTTTGGGGCTACGAAGGGGGCGCAGGGCTCATTGTCCTATGTGTTGGATTATGTCCCCATCATTTTACTTGGTGCACCCTTTAGTATGGCAGCTATTGCCCTGTCCAGTATGGCCAGAGCGTGTGGCAGCCCCATCCTGGCTATGGGATGCTTCCTGGTCGGAGCGGTAATCAACCTGGTTTTGGATCCAATCTATATATTTGTTTTTAACTGGGGAGTGAAAGGTGCAGCAATCGCTACCGTAACCTCGCAGATCATGTCCGCGGTCATACTGTTGGTTTACTTTTTAAAGAAAGGGCATATCCGGTTAAGAAGAAAAAATATCTGCCCTACATTACCCATCTGCGGTCAGATATTTGCGTTTGGGCTTCCATCCTGCATGATTCAGGTGGCGGTAACAATTCTGCAGATTGAACTGAACAAAGCGGTGGTGAGCTGTGAAATGGCAGGCGTTGGCAGCGAAGCGGCACTTAGCAGTCTTGGGATTGTGCTTCGGATCAGTTCTGTAGTGGTTGCTATCTGTGTGGGGATTGCACTTGGGATGCAGCCCATCATCGGATTTAACAAAGGCGCTGGTTTCGAACACCGGGTCAAAGAAACCTATAAAAAGGCGGTTGGCGCAGCTACGGTGGTTTCTGTGATTGGCTGGCTTATCTGTGAGTTATTCCCGGCGGAGATTCTGCAGATTTTTGGGATGAATGAGCCAGCATCTATGGCATTTGGTATCAAGTGTATGCGCATTTCCCTGTTCGGACTGGCGTTTACTGGATTTCAGGTGGTGTCAGCCCAGTATTATCTGGCAGCCGGACAGGCAGTGAAAGCGATGCTGCTTTCCATCCTCCGGCCACTTCTGCTGATGGTACCGCTCATCCATATTTTCTCGGGTATCTGGGGAATGGACGGGATTCTGTACGCAGGTCCCACCGCAGACATCCTTACGGCTCTGATTGCAGCAGGTTTGGTTGGATATGACAGCAGGAAAAAGAGAAAAGGAGTGTGA
- a CDS encoding class I SAM-dependent methyltransferase has translation MTTTPQPSQAFQSTATKPATNRELPLPQSDRDPAHLQGHWLLARIGKHVLRPGGKKLTERMLANADIAGKDVVEFAPGLGLTTRAILERDPKSYRGVDRDPQVVDIISKLTSEKATIPASCVQRDAADTGLESNSADVVIGEAMLTMQTERGKQAIIGEAFRLLRAGGTYSIHELGLQPDNLDESVKDEVRKALARSIKVNARPLTEQEWRELLEAEGFEVLWRGKEPMALLDMKRNIADEGIGGVLRILRNVLGNKDIRARVLNMKHTFDKYSNELTGIAFVVRKPEA, from the coding sequence ATGACCACTACACCGCAGCCTTCTCAGGCATTTCAGTCCACTGCCACCAAACCCGCCACCAACCGCGAGCTGCCCCTGCCGCAGTCCGACCGAGACCCCGCGCACCTGCAGGGCCATTGGCTTCTGGCCCGCATCGGTAAGCACGTGCTGCGCCCCGGCGGCAAGAAACTCACCGAACGCATGCTCGCCAACGCGGACATCGCCGGCAAGGATGTCGTCGAATTCGCCCCGGGACTGGGCCTGACCACTAGGGCGATTCTCGAGCGCGACCCCAAGAGCTACCGTGGCGTGGACCGCGATCCGCAGGTCGTGGACATCATCTCCAAACTCACCAGTGAGAAGGCCACGATTCCGGCAAGCTGCGTGCAGCGCGACGCCGCCGACACCGGTCTGGAATCCAACAGCGCCGACGTGGTGATCGGCGAAGCCATGCTTACCATGCAGACCGAGCGTGGCAAGCAGGCGATTATCGGCGAGGCCTTCCGACTACTGCGCGCCGGCGGCACCTACTCGATTCACGAACTCGGCCTGCAGCCGGACAACCTGGACGAATCCGTCAAGGATGAGGTGCGCAAGGCCCTGGCTCGCAGCATCAAGGTGAACGCGCGCCCGCTCACCGAGCAGGAATGGCGCGAGCTGCTGGAAGCCGAAGGCTTCGAGGTGCTGTGGAGAGGCAAGGAGCCGATGGCCTTGCTGGACATGAAGCGCAATATCGCCGATGAAGGTATCGGCGGTGTGCTGCGCATCCTGCGCAACGTTCTGGGCAACAAGGACATCCGCGCCCGCGTGCTCAACATGAAGCACACCTTCGACAAGTACAGCAACGAACTTACCGGTATCGCGTTCGTGGTACGCAAGCCCGAAGCGTAA
- a CDS encoding MFS transporter produces the protein MTNAYECTTQPQRSQAADPLRTRDFRLLVAGLGISLFANLMLRFAMSMWVLDKTGSAAAFASILTASILPTILLSPLGGVMADRTNRRTVMVALDALSAVTVLVCVAIFSAAGFNLAAIAVMQVVLAVLDAMETPTVQAALPQMFRSHGEDVMRRAMAVVNVVNQTSTLVPAVLGGVLYAAVGAMPMMGLTIVGFGAAAVVECFIRLGAPDRGDAGRVTAVDDLRAAGRFLTRERPHVLHLVLICAALNFLVTGYAEVGFPYMVRTVLGFGSTAYGLAYGLVGASGLLGALVGGRVARSLSMRRFPMAIAAFSLTILPQALVMTIPAGGVMRLAVLTASTCGTMIAITLANLIAVPAIQMGCPENMTGKVMSLALSASMCAQPLGQIAYGWAYSVYPAGAVLAVTFALATAMLPPVAHVTRRF, from the coding sequence ATGACGAACGCATACGAATGCACGACCCAACCACAAAGAAGCCAAGCCGCTGATCCTCTTCGCACACGCGACTTCCGCCTGCTCGTCGCGGGTCTCGGAATATCGCTCTTCGCCAACCTTATGCTGCGGTTTGCCATGTCCATGTGGGTGCTTGACAAGACCGGCTCGGCGGCGGCGTTCGCCTCCATTCTTACTGCGAGCATCCTGCCCACGATTCTGCTCTCGCCCCTTGGCGGCGTGATGGCGGATCGTACGAACCGTCGGACCGTCATGGTGGCGCTTGACGCGCTTTCCGCCGTGACGGTGCTCGTCTGCGTGGCGATCTTTTCGGCCGCCGGTTTCAATCTGGCGGCGATAGCCGTGATGCAGGTGGTGCTCGCCGTGCTTGACGCGATGGAGACGCCTACGGTGCAGGCGGCGCTGCCGCAGATGTTCCGCTCCCATGGCGAGGATGTGATGCGTCGCGCGATGGCCGTGGTGAACGTAGTGAACCAGACGAGCACGCTCGTTCCCGCCGTGCTCGGCGGCGTGCTGTACGCGGCGGTTGGTGCGATGCCCATGATGGGCCTCACGATCGTGGGGTTCGGTGCGGCCGCCGTCGTGGAGTGTTTCATCCGGCTCGGCGCTCCCGACCGCGGCGACGCCGGCCGCGTCACCGCGGTCGACGACCTGCGCGCGGCCGGACGTTTCCTCACCCGCGAACGTCCTCATGTGCTGCATCTGGTGTTGATCTGCGCCGCGCTCAACTTCCTGGTGACGGGGTATGCGGAGGTCGGCTTCCCCTACATGGTGCGGACCGTACTGGGGTTCGGCTCCACGGCGTACGGCCTTGCATATGGTCTCGTGGGAGCATCCGGACTGCTCGGCGCGCTCGTCGGTGGACGGGTCGCGAGGTCGCTGTCCATGCGGCGATTCCCGATGGCGATCGCCGCCTTCTCGCTCACCATCCTGCCCCAAGCGCTTGTCATGACGATTCCCGCAGGTGGAGTGATGCGACTCGCGGTGCTCACGGCGAGCACCTGCGGAACCATGATCGCCATCACCCTCGCGAACCTCATCGCCGTGCCGGCGATCCAGATGGGCTGCCCCGAGAACATGACCGGCAAGGTGATGTCGCTCGCGCTCTCCGCGAGCATGTGCGCCCAGCCCCTCGGACAGATCGCATACGGCTGGGCGTACAGCGTCTACCCGGCGGGCGCGGTCCTGGCGGTGACGTTCGCCCTGGCCACCGCGATGCTGCCGCCAGTCGCGCACGTAACGCGGCGGTTCTAG
- a CDS encoding TfoX/Sxy family protein, translating to MKNLSELPNIGNAVANQLKQVGILDEDDLKSIGAEQAWLKIQQIDKTACINKLYALEGAILGIKKTLLPNERKEALREFYNRYKK from the coding sequence ATGAAGAATTTATCGGAATTACCTAACATAGGAAACGCTGTAGCTAATCAATTAAAACAAGTTGGTATTTTAGATGAAGACGATTTGAAATCCATAGGAGCAGAACAAGCATGGCTGAAAATACAGCAAATTGATAAAACAGCGTGTATCAATAAACTCTACGCATTAGAGGGTGCAATCTTAGGCATAAAAAAAACTTTATTGCCAAACGAAAGAAAAGAAGCATTAAGAGAATTTTATAACAGATATAAAAAGTAA